Proteins encoded in a region of the Acidobacteriota bacterium genome:
- a CDS encoding SocA family protein, whose amino-acid sequence MKKAIEIAEYFVWLAKERGAEPVSNLKVQKLLYYAQGYALGNFSRPLFLERVMAWNFGPVVEEVYEEYKRFGYGPIDLPEEFNAETFDPDERELLESVFEAYGDLSASALVEQTHNEEPWRASKLKSEITTRAMQAFFKRNLFKRM is encoded by the coding sequence ATGAAGAAGGCTATTGAAATCGCGGAATATTTCGTTTGGCTTGCAAAGGAGCGCGGGGCTGAACCTGTGTCGAACTTGAAGGTTCAGAAGCTTTTATACTACGCTCAGGGCTATGCTCTCGGTAATTTTAGCCGACCCTTGTTCTTGGAACGAGTGATGGCATGGAATTTCGGACCGGTTGTCGAGGAAGTCTACGAAGAATACAAGAGATTTGGATACGGGCCCATCGATCTGCCCGAGGAGTTCAACGCTGAAACGTTCGATCCCGACGAGCGTGAACTTCTTGAATCGGTTTTCGAAGCTTATGGAGACCTTTCAGCGTCAGCTCTGGTTGAGCAAACGCACAACGAAGAGCCGTGGAGAGCATCTAAGTTAAAGAGCGAGATTACAACGCGTGCGATGCAGGCATTTTTCAAGCGCAACTTATTCAAAAGAATGTAG
- a CDS encoding Lrp/AsnC family transcriptional regulator: MIDEIDRKILTELQEDARTSFAELGRRVGLTTPAVIERVRKLEDAGIITGYRAEIDTAKVGLPITAFVRMSITGVDYSHIIEVAEETSEVLECHRGTGGDSFIMKVAVASVEHLQEIIDKLTPYGITTTAIVLSSPVKRRTIKV, translated from the coding sequence ATGATCGACGAAATTGACCGGAAGATACTTACCGAGCTGCAGGAAGATGCGCGGACGAGCTTTGCCGAGCTCGGGCGGCGGGTCGGGCTGACGACGCCCGCCGTTATCGAACGCGTCCGCAAGCTGGAAGATGCCGGGATAATCACCGGCTATCGGGCGGAGATCGATACGGCAAAGGTCGGGCTGCCGATCACGGCATTCGTCCGGATGAGCATAACGGGCGTGGACTACAGCCACATCATCGAGGTCGCCGAAGAGACGAGCGAGGTGCTCGAATGCCACCGCGGCACCGGCGGTGATAGCTTTATAATGAAGGTCGCCGTCGCCTCGGTCGAACACCTCCAGGAGATCATCGACAAACTCACCCCCTACGGCATCACAACCACCGCCATCGTCCTCTCTTCCCCCGTAAAACGCCGAACGATAAAGGTCTAG
- a CDS encoding phenylalanine 4-monooxygenase translates to MLTETAIAANAAETDFPLDNFHITDADLPTFRDMPFEDIEELDLDHPGASDPEYRTRRGYIASLAKKFRETGVITDVDYNDDEQAIWRHVATRLEELHQRHASPFYLRAKRDLGISNERIPQLTEMNRRLKELTNFRLAPIEGLVDTRAFLSWLSWRTMLSTQYIRHHSRPEYTPEPDIVHEAMGHIPMFTNPNFADFSQFIGHGARIATDKQIEELGRLYWFTVEFGLVEHEGDIKAYGAGLLSSYGELVHAFSDKVERRPFVLEEVINHEYTYSDMQPVLYVIPSYAELKEVTRGYISTFGS, encoded by the coding sequence ATGCTTACTGAGACCGCCATTGCCGCAAACGCCGCCGAAACCGATTTTCCGCTCGATAATTTTCACATTACGGACGCCGATCTGCCGACCTTTCGCGATATGCCGTTCGAGGACATCGAGGAACTCGACCTCGACCATCCCGGTGCGAGCGACCCCGAATACCGCACGCGTCGCGGCTACATCGCGAGCCTCGCCAAGAAGTTTCGCGAGACGGGCGTCATCACGGACGTTGATTACAACGACGACGAGCAGGCGATCTGGCGGCACGTCGCCACGCGGCTCGAGGAGCTGCACCAGCGGCACGCCTCGCCGTTCTATCTCAGGGCAAAGCGCGACCTCGGCATCTCGAACGAACGCATCCCGCAGCTGACGGAAATGAACCGCCGGCTCAAGGAGCTGACCAACTTCCGGCTGGCGCCGATCGAGGGCCTCGTCGATACACGTGCTTTCCTGAGCTGGCTCTCGTGGCGGACGATGCTCTCAACGCAGTACATCCGCCACCACTCGCGGCCGGAATATACGCCCGAGCCGGACATCGTCCACGAGGCGATGGGCCACATTCCGATGTTTACCAACCCAAACTTTGCCGATTTTTCGCAGTTCATCGGCCACGGTGCCCGCATCGCGACCGACAAACAGATCGAGGAACTCGGCCGGCTCTATTGGTTCACGGTCGAATTTGGCCTGGTCGAACACGAAGGCGACATCAAGGCCTACGGTGCCGGGCTGCTCTCAAGCTACGGCGAGCTCGTGCACGCTTTTTCGGACAAGGTCGAGCGGCGGCCGTTTGTGCTCGAAGAAGTGATCAACCACGAATACACATACAGCGACATGCAGCCGGTGCTCTACGTCATCCCGTCCTACGCCGAGCTGAAAGAGGTGACGCGCGGATACATCTCAACTTTTGGAAGCTGA
- a CDS encoding GNAT family N-acetyltransferase, with amino-acid sequence MMEFTINGEATAAEVVELYRDCGLPRPIDDEDRIGRMLAGSNLIVTARENGRLIGISRSITDGAWSCYLADLAVATSHQKAGVGRRLVEMTKQAAGDESMVLLLSVPAAMDYYPKIGMERLDNAFIIWREM; translated from the coding sequence ATGATGGAATTTACGATCAACGGAGAAGCGACCGCCGCCGAGGTCGTCGAGCTTTACCGCGATTGCGGCCTGCCGCGGCCGATAGATGACGAGGACCGCATCGGGCGGATGCTCGCGGGCTCGAACTTGATAGTAACCGCCCGCGAAAACGGCCGGCTCATCGGCATCTCGCGGTCGATCACTGATGGAGCCTGGAGCTGCTATCTCGCCGACCTCGCCGTCGCCACCTCGCACCAAAAAGCAGGCGTCGGCCGCCGCCTCGTCGAGATGACCAAACAGGCCGCCGGCGATGAATCAATGGTCCTCCTCCTCTCCGTCCCGGCCGCCATGGATTACTACCCAAAGATCGGCATGGAACGCCTCGACAACGCATTCATAATCTGGCGGGAGATGTGA
- a CDS encoding type II toxin-antitoxin system HigB family toxin, producing MYVITRKRLNEFAEKYPETNNALARWYRQMRQNSFASIEELREFFPSADKVGNLTVFNIGGNKVRLIAAIHYNRKKVYIRAVLTHAEYDAGNWKE from the coding sequence ATGTACGTAATCACAAGAAAGCGCCTGAATGAGTTTGCCGAAAAATATCCGGAGACGAACAACGCTCTTGCACGTTGGTATCGTCAAATGAGGCAGAATAGCTTTGCTTCGATCGAAGAGTTACGCGAATTCTTCCCGTCTGCGGACAAGGTCGGGAATCTGACGGTGTTCAATATCGGCGGAAATAAAGTTCGGCTGATAGCGGCGATACACTATAATCGAAAAAAGGTTTATATCCGGGCAGTTTTAACCCATGCCGAATATGACGCCGGAAATTGGAAGGAGTAG
- a CDS encoding helix-turn-helix transcriptional regulator, which produces MGERKIDRKMINTAEDELTSLLRRTRHARGLTQKELANRAGISQSSISKVENDLTDASYSILRKIVVDGLGGELKLAIKL; this is translated from the coding sequence ATGGGCGAAAGAAAGATAGACCGGAAAATGATAAATACTGCCGAAGATGAACTCACCAGCTTGTTACGACGAACTCGCCACGCCAGAGGGCTGACTCAAAAGGAACTCGCAAACAGGGCAGGTATAAGTCAATCAAGTATTTCGAAGGTTGAGAACGATCTAACGGACGCCAGTTATTCCATTCTACGAAAGATCGTCGTAGATGGCCTCGGCGGCGAGTTAAAACTGGCGATCAAGCTGTGA